A portion of the Acidobacteriota bacterium genome contains these proteins:
- a CDS encoding sigma 54-interacting transcriptional regulator, translating into MRTQTPRRRSLRKNRDTVARVPHYILITGERGTAQTTIARQIHDIVLDRREFVGVNCKFSSELLESELFGYEKGCFLTGAVAP; encoded by the coding sequence ATGCGAACACAGACACCGCGTCGTCGGTCTTTGAGGAAAAATAGAGATACTGTAGCGCGAGTTCCGCATTACATTCTCATCACTGGCGAGAGAGGCACTGCGCAAACGACGATAGCCCGACAAATCCACGACATAGTATTGGATCGACGGGAGTTCGTTGGAGTAAACTGTAAGTTTTCGTCAGAACTTCTAGAATCCGAACTCTTTGGCTACGAAAAAGGGTGCTTTCTTACAGGTGCAGTCGCTCCCTAA
- a CDS encoding sigma 54-interacting transcriptional regulator: MATKKGAFLQVQSLPKAGLFETASGGLFFSTRSASCPLSLQAKFLKAVEERRIRRVGGTRDREIDVRIVAATSRDPQSMVNSGSFRADPILIA; this comes from the coding sequence TTGGCTACGAAAAAGGGTGCTTTCTTACAGGTGCAGTCGCTCCCTAAGGCCGGACTTTTTGAGACTGCCAGCGGGGGACTCTTTTTCTCGACGAGATCGGCGAGTTGTCCCCTAAGTCTTCAGGCTAAATTTCTAAAGGCGGTAGAAGAAAGGCGTATTCGTCGGGTCGGCGGGACGCGGGACCGAGAGATAGATGTTCGAATCGTAGCCGCGACTTCCAGAGATCCGCAATCGATGGTGAACAGCGGCTCATTCAGGGCGGACCCTATTTTGATCGCCTGA